The nucleotide sequence CCGGACCCCGTCGGGCAGGTCGTGCGGGGGTCGACGCTGCCGAACGGGCTGCGCGTGCACCAGGTGCGCCGCCCGCTCGGCGTGGTCGGCATGGTGTACGAGGCGCGTCCCAACGTCACCGTCGACGCCGCCGCGCTCTGCCTCAAGAGCGGCAACGCCGTCGTCCTGCGCGGTGGCTCCGCGGCCCGCAGCAGCAACGAGGCGATCATCGAGGTCCTCCAGGACGCCCTCGCCGCCACCGGTCTGCCGCGTGACGCCGTCCGCACCATCGACGCCCACGGCCGGGCGGGGGTGCGTGCGCTGCTGCGCGCCCGCGGCCTCGTCGACGTCGTCATCCCCCGCGGTGGGGCCGACCTCATCCGGACCGTCGTCGAGACCGCGACCGTGCCGACGGTGGAGACCGGAACCGGCAACTGCCACGTCTACGTCGACACCGCCGCGGACCTCGACGAGGCCCTCGCCGTGTGCGTCAACGCGAAGGTGCAGCGGCCCAGCACGTGCAACGCCGCAGAGACCGTGCTCGTGCACGCGGCTGTCGCGGAGCGGTTCGTGCCGCGGCTCCTGCGCGCCATGCACGAGGCCGGGGTCCGTCTGCACGGCGACGAGACGGTGCAGGGGCTGGCCGGCGAGGTGCCCGTCGAGGCCGCCACCGAGGAGGACTGGGCGACGGAGTACCTCGCGCTCGAGCTCGCGGTCGGGGTCGTGCCCGACCTCGGGTCCGCGCTCGACCACATCCGGCGCTTCTCCAGCGGCCACACCGAGGCGATCTGCACCCGGGACACGCGCGCCGCCGACCGGTTCGTCGCGGAGGTCGACGCGGCCGGGGTCGCGGTCAACGCCTCGACCCGCTTCACCGACGGCGGTCAGCTGGGTCTCGGGGCGGAGATCGGCATCTCGACGCAGAAGCTCCACGCGCGGGGCCCGATGGGCCTGCCCGACCTCACGACGACGACGTGGGTGATGACCGGGGACGGTCACCTGCGCTCCTGACGCGCCACCGGACCTCGTCGCGTCGCCCGCGCACGGGGCGTGCCAGACTGTCCGCCGTCAGCAGCACCGGTGGAGCGGAGGACACATGGGCAGCAGCATCGTCGCGGGTCTCGCGGGCGCGGCGCTCGCCGCGGGCGAGACGACCGGCGAGTTGGCCGAGGTCGAGCTGCCGGTCCCGCCGCTGGTGTTCGGCATCGGCACCCTCGTGATCTTCCTCATCCTCCTCGGCATCACCTACTCGTTCAAGAACGTCGCCCACCGCCAGTGACGGCGGCGCCGACCCGGCGACCTCGCCTCGGGGTCATGGGCGGCACGTTCGACCCGCTCCACCACGGGCACCTCGTCGCCGCGAGCGAGGTCGCGGCCCGCTTCGACCTCGACGAGGTCGTCTTCGTCCCCACCGGCCGGCCGTGGCAGAAGGCCGCCGGTGAGGTGACACCCGCCGAGGACCGCTACCTCATGACGGTCGTCGCCACCGCCGCCGACCCGCGCTTCACCGTCTCCCGCGTCGACATCGACAGGCCGGGTCCGACGTACACCACCGACACCCTGCGGGACCTCGCCGCCACTCGCCCCGGCAGCGAGCTCTTCTTCATCACGGGCGCCGACGCGCTGGAGCAGATCCTGTCGTGGCGGGACGTCGACGAGCTGTGGCGCCTCGCCCACTTCGTCGCCGTCAGCCGGCCCGGCCACACCCTCGACACGTCGGGCCTGCCCGACGACGCCGTGAGCGTCGTCGAGATCCCCGCGCTCGCCATCTCCAGCTCCGACATCCGCCGTCGCGTCCGGGAGGGCCGGCCCATCCGCTACCTCGTGCCCACCGGGGTCCTGCA is from Aquipuribacter nitratireducens and encodes:
- the nadD gene encoding nicotinate-nucleotide adenylyltransferase — translated: MTAAPTRRPRLGVMGGTFDPLHHGHLVAASEVAARFDLDEVVFVPTGRPWQKAAGEVTPAEDRYLMTVVATAADPRFTVSRVDIDRPGPTYTTDTLRDLAATRPGSELFFITGADALEQILSWRDVDELWRLAHFVAVSRPGHTLDTSGLPDDAVSVVEIPALAISSSDIRRRVREGRPIRYLVPTGVLQYIAKSGLYRGAGGHPSGEED
- a CDS encoding glutamate-5-semialdehyde dehydrogenase, which codes for MREAVEQVAREAREASRALATASGATRDAALLAVADGLVAATERLVAANADDLARAQADGMSTSLQDRLRLDAGRIAAIADAVRDVVALPDPVGQVVRGSTLPNGLRVHQVRRPLGVVGMVYEARPNVTVDAAALCLKSGNAVVLRGGSAARSSNEAIIEVLQDALAATGLPRDAVRTIDAHGRAGVRALLRARGLVDVVIPRGGADLIRTVVETATVPTVETGTGNCHVYVDTAADLDEALAVCVNAKVQRPSTCNAAETVLVHAAVAERFVPRLLRAMHEAGVRLHGDETVQGLAGEVPVEAATEEDWATEYLALELAVGVVPDLGSALDHIRRFSSGHTEAICTRDTRAADRFVAEVDAAGVAVNASTRFTDGGQLGLGAEIGISTQKLHARGPMGLPDLTTTTWVMTGDGHLRS